A region of Anoplopoma fimbria isolate UVic2021 breed Golden Eagle Sablefish chromosome 24, Afim_UVic_2022, whole genome shotgun sequence DNA encodes the following proteins:
- the pafah1b2 gene encoding platelet-activating factor acetylhydrolase IB subunit beta, whose amino-acid sequence MSGDGMNPAAEAEPVEDVHGDDRWMSQHNRFVQECKDAEPEVLFLGDSMIQLMQQFEVWREVFSPLHALNFGIGGDTTCNVLWRLQNGELQNIRPKVVVLWVGTNNHEHTAEQVAGGILAIAQLLTYRLPKAKIVVLGLLPRGERPNPLRQKNAVVNDFLRSWLPRLGQALFLDVSGEFVHSDGAIGPQDMFDFLHLTSTGYRTMAKPLSDLLLQILEETPEERRASLV is encoded by the exons ATGAGTGGTGATGGTATGAACCCAGCTGCAGAGGCTGAGCCAGTAGAGGATGTCCATGGAGATGACCGGTGGATGTCACAG cacaACCGATTTGTGCAGGAGTGTAAGGATGCTGAACCAGAGGTGCTTTTTTTGGGAGATTCTATGATACAGCTAATGCAGCAGTTTGAG GTCTGGAGGGAGGTGTTCTCCCCTCTTCATGCGCTCAACTTTGGCATTGGAGGGGACACCACCTGTAATGTGCTGTGGAGGCTACAGAATGGAGAACTGCAAAACATCCGTCCCAAG GTGGTGGTGTTGTGGGTGGGAACCAACAACCACGAACACACAGCAGAGCAAGTTGCAGGAGGAATCCTTGCTATTGCACAGCTGCTCACTTACCGCCTCCCCAAGGCAAAGATAGTTGTACTG GGTTTGTTGCCTCGAGGTGAGCGACCCAACCCACTGAGGCAGAAGAACGCGGTGGTTAACGACTTCCTGCGCTCCTGGCTGCCCCGACTGGGCCAGGCTCTGTTCCTGGATGTGAGCGGGGAGTTCGTTCACTCCGATGGCGCCATCGGCCCACAGGACATGTTCGACTTCCTCCACCTGACGTCGACAGGGTACCGCACCATGGCGAAGCCCCTCAGtgacctgctgctgcagatACTGGAGGAGACACCGGAGGAGAGGCGGGCGTCGCTGGTTTGA